Proteins encoded in a region of the Novibacillus thermophilus genome:
- a CDS encoding metallophosphoesterase family protein, whose amino-acid sequence MQLLADELRRRFEFEGDETVRILIVSDNHGEEKVLSSVIRREVADHVIHCGDFCTDADALPNRERMTVVRGNCDFEAVKEEEIWEGGGYRFFVTHGHRYGIKSSLTSLLYRAEEVAADIVCFGHSHTPYCSAHGGCLFVNPGSVVQPRGYTVPTYAVLETGDEGGVDITYYTPGGELVPLGGTYSLKAKKPE is encoded by the coding sequence ATGCAGTTGTTGGCAGACGAATTAAGGCGACGCTTTGAGTTTGAGGGGGATGAGACCGTGCGCATACTGATCGTAAGCGACAATCACGGAGAAGAGAAAGTTCTGTCCAGCGTGATCCGCAGGGAGGTGGCCGATCACGTCATTCATTGCGGTGATTTCTGCACGGACGCGGACGCCTTGCCGAATCGCGAGCGGATGACGGTCGTTCGCGGAAATTGCGACTTTGAAGCGGTCAAAGAAGAGGAAATATGGGAAGGGGGCGGCTATCGCTTTTTTGTCACGCACGGTCATCGTTATGGCATCAAATCTTCCCTTACAAGCCTTTTATATCGGGCGGAAGAGGTGGCTGCCGACATTGTGTGCTTCGGTCATTCTCACACGCCGTACTGCTCTGCACACGGAGGCTGCCTTTTCGTTAACCCGGGGAGTGTCGTTCAGCCCCGCGGGTACACCGTCCCGACGTATGCTGTCCTTGAGACGGGAGACGAGGGGGGTGTCGACATCACGTATTACACCCCTGGAGGAGAGCTTGTCCCGTTGGGGGGGACGTACTCCCTGAAGGCGAAAAAACCTGAATGA
- a CDS encoding thioredoxin family protein, with amino-acid sequence MALTESNMFPLGTKAPNFELQDVVSGKKVALSDVKSPVATVVMFICNHCPYVKHVQKQLVELANDYMPKGVSFVAINSNDVEQYPEDSPEKMKEVAEKLQYPFPYLYDETQEVAKAYQAACTPDFYIFDGRLQCVYRGQLDDSRPGNEIPVTGESIRTALDQLINQTPITVQQKPSIGCNIKWKEA; translated from the coding sequence GTGGCTTTAACAGAATCGAATATGTTTCCTCTGGGGACAAAGGCTCCAAATTTTGAGTTGCAAGATGTGGTTTCCGGAAAAAAAGTCGCATTGAGTGATGTAAAGTCGCCTGTTGCGACTGTCGTGATGTTTATATGTAATCATTGTCCGTATGTCAAACACGTTCAGAAACAGCTCGTTGAGCTGGCTAACGACTATATGCCAAAAGGTGTTTCCTTTGTAGCGATTAACTCCAACGATGTCGAACAGTATCCGGAGGATTCTCCGGAAAAAATGAAGGAAGTGGCAGAAAAGCTTCAATACCCTTTTCCGTATTTGTACGACGAGACGCAAGAAGTAGCCAAAGCTTACCAAGCGGCTTGCACTCCGGATTTTTACATTTTTGACGGTCGTCTTCAGTGTGTTTACCGCGGGCAATTAGACGATTCCCGTCCCGGGAATGAAATTCCGGTAACAGGGGAGTCCATTCGCACTGCACTGGATCAACTGATCAATCAAACCCCGATTACCGTTCAACAAAAGCCGAGTATCGGTTGCAACATTAAGTGGAAAGAAGCGTGA
- the tig gene encoding trigger factor: MKVQWEKQENHQGVLTVEVDEEKVKSALDAAFYKVRKQINVPGFRKGKVPRQLFEARFGVEALYQDALDILLPESYAQAVEEAGIEPVDRPDIDVEQIEKGKPLIYKATVTVKPEVELGEYKDLEIPERDFSVKDEDIDQELETMRNRYAELETVEGEAQKHDHVLIDFEGFIDGEPFEGGKSENYNLELGSGQFISGFEDQLIGVKAGEEKDVVVTFPEDYQQEKLAGKEATFKVKVHEIKRKNLPELDDEFAKDVSEFDTLQELKDDIKRKLQERKEEEEKQYKRDTVVEKAAENASVDIPQVMVEQEIDRMLQNFEQQLRMQGMNLDTYKQMMGQEEEALREQFKEQAEKRVKTSLVLEAIAKKENVEVSDEDLEEEIKRFAEMLNRDVEDVRKDLSDQGMDSLKEDIIIRKTIELLVSNSQNAA, encoded by the coding sequence ATGAAAGTCCAATGGGAAAAGCAGGAGAACCATCAAGGTGTACTGACGGTTGAAGTTGATGAGGAGAAAGTCAAATCGGCTTTAGACGCCGCTTTTTACAAAGTGAGAAAACAGATAAATGTCCCTGGGTTTCGCAAAGGAAAAGTACCGCGTCAGCTGTTCGAGGCCCGATTCGGAGTGGAGGCTCTGTACCAAGACGCTTTGGACATACTGCTCCCAGAAAGCTACGCGCAGGCTGTAGAAGAAGCGGGGATTGAACCGGTTGACCGTCCCGACATCGACGTGGAACAAATTGAAAAAGGGAAACCCCTCATTTACAAGGCGACTGTGACAGTGAAGCCTGAAGTCGAACTGGGTGAATACAAAGATCTGGAAATACCGGAAAGAGACTTTTCCGTTAAGGATGAAGATATCGACCAAGAGCTGGAGACGATGCGTAACCGTTACGCCGAGCTGGAAACGGTCGAAGGGGAAGCACAGAAGCACGACCACGTACTCATTGATTTTGAAGGGTTCATCGACGGTGAACCGTTTGAAGGCGGGAAATCGGAAAACTACAACTTGGAACTCGGATCGGGCCAGTTTATTTCAGGTTTTGAGGATCAATTGATCGGTGTGAAAGCAGGAGAAGAAAAAGACGTTGTCGTCACGTTTCCCGAAGATTACCAGCAAGAAAAACTCGCCGGGAAAGAAGCGACCTTTAAAGTAAAGGTGCATGAAATTAAACGGAAGAACTTACCCGAGCTCGACGACGAGTTTGCCAAAGACGTCAGTGAATTTGACACGCTGCAAGAACTGAAAGACGACATCAAACGGAAATTGCAGGAACGGAAAGAAGAGGAAGAAAAACAGTACAAACGGGATACGGTCGTGGAGAAGGCGGCAGAAAACGCGTCGGTGGACATCCCGCAAGTAATGGTTGAACAGGAAATTGACCGCATGTTGCAAAACTTTGAACAGCAGTTGAGAATGCAAGGCATGAATTTGGACACGTATAAGCAGATGATGGGACAAGAAGAAGAGGCTTTGCGGGAGCAGTTTAAAGAACAGGCTGAAAAGCGCGTCAAAACGAGTCTGGTTCTGGAAGCCATTGCCAAAAAAGAAAATGTAGAAGTCAGTGACGAGGACCTCGAAGAAGAGATAAAGCGCTTTGCTGAAATGCTTAACCGAGACGTC